In Geotalea uraniireducens, one genomic interval encodes:
- a CDS encoding choice-of-anchor N protein, with translation MKKFLAALMLAFAGATPVLAVPLLQIGAPAGAGDSGLYADYRTIGADEETAFTTGSHLLVAGIYPDDAGGKTYLNLGGRFAGGSDWGAVDSQYSILNGMGAVLVVTVPVSTNGDIRIKTGDSSLFAAAGASSTNNLFANQHAPLNGDVKYLYFDIGNFARLLSVPNLDEEGNAADPDPGGKLGEIKDIYLDLTGYDGTWVHFDVMALLTSDKRSEIITGDVSNPNSHDVTVGNGGEPVPEPGTLFLLGTGLLVVGLYRRKMRSR, from the coding sequence ATGAAAAAGTTCCTGGCAGCTCTCATGCTCGCGTTCGCCGGTGCGACACCGGTCCTGGCAGTGCCATTGCTGCAGATCGGCGCGCCGGCTGGCGCTGGCGACAGCGGCCTCTATGCCGACTACCGGACGATCGGTGCCGATGAGGAGACGGCCTTCACGACCGGCAGTCACCTGCTGGTAGCCGGCATCTACCCCGATGACGCCGGCGGCAAGACATACCTGAATCTCGGCGGCCGGTTCGCCGGCGGTAGCGACTGGGGGGCGGTCGATTCGCAGTACTCCATCCTGAACGGGATGGGCGCCGTGCTGGTCGTGACCGTCCCTGTTTCGACCAACGGCGATATCAGGATCAAGACGGGCGATTCTTCACTGTTTGCGGCGGCCGGCGCCTCGTCGACGAACAACCTTTTCGCCAATCAGCACGCACCGCTCAACGGCGATGTCAAGTACCTCTACTTTGACATCGGCAATTTTGCCCGACTGCTCTCCGTACCGAACCTGGACGAGGAGGGGAATGCCGCTGACCCCGACCCGGGCGGGAAACTGGGCGAGATCAAGGATATCTATCTCGACCTTACCGGCTATGACGGGACGTGGGTTCACTTCGACGTGATGGCGCTCCTGACCAGCGACAAGCGGTCGGAAATCATCACCGGCGACGTCAGCAATCCCAATTCCCACGACGTTACGGTGGGGAACGGCGGCGAGCCGGTTCCCGAACCGGGGACGCTGTTCCTGCTGGGGACGGGACTGCTGGTGGTCGGGCTGTACCGGCGGAAAATGCGTTCCCGTTGA
- a CDS encoding IclR family transcriptional regulator translates to MHDRKSSYSVQTVEMALEIIELLADGTAEYSISQLAQKMGINRNKAFRLLSTLESRGMVEREESSGCFRLGLTALELSQKILRTASLIKHAHPVMEGLARKHDEAVYMTVIKGDEVVFLDMVDCEQHIKAAPLVGQRFPFFTNAAGKVIKALESRDLLERLFKKKKRKEGLPDLQQLESELDQIRKQGVAVDSGGLGEGIISVAVAVRDYAGKVVGAITLLGPSFRMLTDRLENEIIPSLQEGAELLSAKFGYAR, encoded by the coding sequence ATCCATGACAGGAAATCATCATATTCAGTACAGACCGTGGAAATGGCGCTCGAAATCATCGAGCTGCTCGCCGACGGCACCGCGGAGTACTCCATTTCCCAGCTGGCGCAGAAAATGGGCATCAATCGGAACAAGGCCTTCCGCCTCCTTTCAACCCTGGAAAGCCGCGGGATGGTGGAACGGGAGGAATCGAGCGGCTGCTTCCGGCTCGGGCTGACCGCCCTGGAGCTTTCCCAGAAGATCCTCCGCACCGCCAGCCTGATCAAGCATGCCCATCCGGTTATGGAAGGTCTGGCGCGCAAGCACGATGAAGCGGTCTACATGACGGTCATCAAGGGGGACGAGGTGGTTTTCCTCGACATGGTCGATTGCGAGCAGCACATCAAGGCCGCGCCGCTGGTCGGGCAACGCTTCCCGTTTTTCACCAATGCCGCCGGGAAAGTGATCAAGGCTCTCGAATCGCGTGATCTGCTGGAGCGGCTGTTCAAGAAAAAGAAGCGGAAAGAGGGGCTTCCCGACCTGCAGCAACTAGAAAGCGAACTCGATCAGATCAGAAAGCAGGGGGTCGCCGTCGACTCCGGCGGGCTGGGCGAAGGAATCATCAGCGTGGCGGTCGCCGTCCGCGATTACGCCGGCAAGGTGGTCGGCGCCATTACCCTGCTCGGCCCCTCGTTCAGAATGCTGACAGATCGGCTGGAAAACGAGATCATCCCGTCGTTGCAGGAAGGAGCGGAACTACTCTCGGCAAAGTTTGGTTATGCCAGGTAG
- the ruvB gene encoding Holliday junction branch migration DNA helicase RuvB, whose product MTTRTITPDKTEDDLFESTLRPGSLDDYIGQEKAKGNLRVFIDAARQRSEALDHVLLYGPPGLGKTTLANIIASEMGVNIKSTSGPVIERPGDLAAILTNLEPHDVLFIDEIHRLSHVVEEILYPAMEDFQLDIIIGQGPSARTIKLDLPRFTLVGATTRAGLLSSPLRDRFGVISRLEFYTDEELAVIVTRSARILGIGIEPEGGRELARRSRGTPRIANRLLRRVRDFAQVRADGVITAQVVDDALALLEIDAMGFDQMDRTIMLTIIDKFGGGPVGLDTIAAAIGEERDTIEDVYEPFLIQHGFINRTPRGRVATRLAFRHFGRVPPDVGQGSLF is encoded by the coding sequence ATGACGACCCGGACGATTACCCCGGACAAAACCGAAGACGACCTGTTCGAATCGACCCTGCGCCCCGGCTCGCTTGACGACTACATCGGCCAGGAAAAGGCCAAGGGGAACCTGCGGGTCTTCATCGACGCGGCCCGGCAGCGGAGCGAGGCCCTCGATCACGTGCTCCTCTACGGCCCGCCGGGGTTGGGGAAGACCACCCTCGCCAACATCATCGCCAGCGAGATGGGGGTGAACATCAAGTCCACCTCCGGGCCGGTCATTGAGCGGCCCGGCGACCTGGCGGCGATCCTCACCAATCTCGAACCCCACGACGTGCTCTTCATCGACGAAATCCACCGCCTTTCCCACGTGGTGGAGGAGATCCTCTATCCGGCGATGGAGGACTTCCAGCTCGACATCATCATCGGCCAGGGGCCGAGCGCCCGCACCATCAAGCTCGATCTCCCCCGTTTCACCCTGGTTGGCGCCACCACCCGGGCGGGACTCCTCTCTTCGCCACTGCGCGACCGCTTCGGGGTCATCTCCCGGCTCGAATTCTATACCGACGAGGAACTGGCGGTGATCGTCACCCGCTCGGCCCGGATTCTCGGCATCGGCATCGAGCCCGAGGGGGGGCGGGAGCTGGCCCGGCGGAGCCGCGGCACGCCGCGGATCGCCAACCGGCTGCTCCGGCGGGTGCGCGACTTTGCCCAGGTGCGGGCCGACGGGGTGATTACCGCCCAGGTGGTTGACGACGCCTTGGCGCTGCTCGAAATCGACGCGATGGGCTTCGACCAGATGGACCGCACCATCATGCTGACGATCATCGACAAGTTCGGCGGCGGACCGGTCGGCCTCGACACCATCGCTGCCGCCATCGGCGAGGAACGGGACACCATCGAAGACGTCTACGAGCCCTTCCTGATCCAGCACGGCTTCATCAACCGGACCCCCCGCGGCCGGGTCGCCACCCGGCTTGCCTTCCGGCATTTCGGCCGGGTCCCGCCGGATGTGGGGCAGGGGAGCCTCTTCTGA
- a CDS encoding YebC/PmpR family DNA-binding transcriptional regulator, producing the protein MSGHNKWSTIKHKKGAADAKRGKVFTKLIKEITVAAKIGGGDPNGNPRLRTAVDKAKAENMPKDNIDRAIKKGTGELDGVSYEEITYEGYGPGGVAVLVECMTDNRNRTVSEVRSVFTKCNGNMGETGCVSWMFDKKGLIVFAKSVDFEKLFETALEAGAEDVTDEEEQYEVLTDPSSFIEVREALAAAGFANESAEITMLPQTMVKLEGKNAENMLKLMDRLEDNDDVQNVYANFDISMEEMEKLM; encoded by the coding sequence ATGTCGGGACATAATAAATGGAGTACCATCAAGCACAAGAAGGGGGCCGCCGACGCCAAGCGGGGGAAGGTCTTCACCAAGCTGATCAAGGAAATCACCGTAGCTGCCAAGATCGGCGGCGGTGACCCGAACGGCAACCCGCGGCTCCGCACCGCCGTCGACAAGGCGAAGGCGGAGAACATGCCCAAGGACAATATTGACCGGGCGATCAAGAAGGGGACCGGCGAACTGGATGGGGTCAGTTACGAGGAGATCACCTACGAAGGGTACGGTCCCGGCGGCGTCGCCGTTCTGGTCGAATGCATGACCGATAACCGCAACCGGACCGTCTCCGAAGTCCGCAGCGTCTTCACCAAGTGCAACGGCAACATGGGCGAGACCGGCTGCGTTTCCTGGATGTTCGACAAAAAAGGCCTGATCGTTTTCGCCAAGTCGGTCGATTTCGAGAAGCTCTTCGAAACGGCTCTCGAAGCCGGCGCCGAGGATGTCACCGACGAAGAGGAACAGTACGAGGTCCTGACCGATCCCTCCTCCTTCATCGAGGTGCGCGAGGCGCTGGCGGCGGCCGGCTTTGCCAATGAGTCGGCGGAGATCACCATGCTGCCCCAGACCATGGTCAAACTGGAAGGGAAAAACGCCGAGAACATGCTCAAGCTGATGGACCGCCTGGAAGACAATGACGATGTCCAGAACGTCTACGCGAACTTCGATATTTCCATGGAAGAGATGGAAAAGCTGATGTAG
- the ruvC gene encoding crossover junction endodeoxyribonuclease RuvC, whose product MRVLGIDPGSRITGYGIIDKTGNRLHHVDNGAIFTDSSRDFAARLQKIYQGLAEVIATYHPDAMAVEQVFLANNAQSALKLGQARGAALVAGVNSGLPVFEYTALQVKQAVVGHGRAAKEQVQQMVKALLNLPEIAQADASDALAVAVCHANSAGMNRILRSAK is encoded by the coding sequence ATGAGAGTCCTCGGCATCGATCCCGGATCGCGCATTACCGGTTACGGCATCATCGACAAGACCGGCAACCGGCTCCACCACGTGGACAATGGGGCGATCTTCACCGACAGCAGCCGGGATTTCGCTGCCCGGCTGCAGAAGATCTACCAGGGGCTGGCGGAGGTCATCGCTACCTACCACCCCGACGCGATGGCGGTGGAACAGGTCTTTCTCGCCAACAACGCCCAGAGCGCCCTCAAGCTCGGCCAGGCCCGCGGTGCGGCCCTTGTCGCCGGGGTCAACAGCGGGCTGCCGGTGTTCGAATATACCGCCCTGCAGGTGAAGCAGGCGGTGGTCGGCCACGGCCGGGCCGCCAAGGAGCAGGTCCAGCAGATGGTCAAGGCCCTCCTCAATCTGCCCGAGATCGCCCAGGCGGACGCTTCGGACGCCCTGGCGGTGGCGGTCTGCCATGCCAATTCCGCCGGCATGAACCGCATCCTGCGGAGTGCGAAATGA
- a CDS encoding putative nucleotidyltransferase substrate binding domain-containing protein, whose protein sequence is MPQEHVQQTIADILNEVRAFVRYLDEDDIARVLITVREEISREIAATAALGERQEALTARIAVERDYDLLREIHDQLNTLELDRFLKIRSVPALHAACTAYRDRLVGRALELAEDELRAAGKGGPPCPYALCSMGSDGREEQTLITDQDYLIVYGDGGGKEADAWFGEFSATLVERLALIGFKKCTGDIMPSNPTWRGSLSQWKRKLQAIVRYEYTDYAKNLMDLIVLSDARFVAGDQELAATLVAIIRGLEQDYFQVLWGMAKAATEMKLALGFLKRLWTEGSGEHKGEFNLKLLAWAPLVMNVRILAINQGIPATNTVRRIELLEREGSFSASFAQGLIDAYHVLTCHRILLQIKEIKGIQDNSYYLNPYTLAADEREQIRQALLRIEDLQRTIHTNFSIM, encoded by the coding sequence ATGCCGCAGGAACACGTTCAACAGACAATCGCCGATATCTTGAACGAGGTGCGCGCCTTTGTCCGCTACCTGGACGAAGACGATATCGCCCGCGTCCTGATCACCGTCCGGGAGGAGATTTCCCGGGAAATCGCCGCCACTGCCGCCCTCGGCGAACGGCAGGAGGCGCTCACCGCCCGGATCGCCGTCGAACGGGACTACGATCTGCTGCGGGAAATCCACGACCAGCTCAACACTCTTGAGCTGGACCGGTTTCTCAAGATTCGCTCGGTGCCGGCCCTGCACGCCGCCTGCACGGCCTATCGCGACCGGTTGGTGGGACGGGCGCTGGAGCTGGCGGAGGACGAGCTGCGAGCGGCCGGCAAGGGGGGCCCACCCTGTCCTTACGCGCTCTGCAGCATGGGGAGCGACGGCCGGGAAGAGCAGACGCTGATCACCGACCAGGATTACCTGATCGTTTACGGCGACGGTGGCGGCAAAGAGGCTGACGCCTGGTTCGGCGAATTTTCCGCCACCCTCGTCGAACGGCTGGCCCTGATCGGCTTCAAGAAATGCACCGGCGACATCATGCCCTCCAACCCGACCTGGCGCGGCAGCCTCAGCCAGTGGAAGCGCAAGCTCCAGGCCATCGTTCGCTACGAATACACCGACTACGCCAAGAACCTGATGGACCTGATTGTCCTCTCCGACGCCCGCTTCGTCGCCGGGGACCAGGAGCTGGCCGCCACTCTCGTGGCGATCATCCGGGGACTGGAGCAGGATTATTTCCAGGTGTTGTGGGGAATGGCCAAGGCCGCCACCGAAATGAAGCTGGCGCTCGGCTTTCTCAAGCGGCTCTGGACCGAGGGATCGGGCGAACACAAGGGGGAGTTCAACCTCAAGCTGCTGGCCTGGGCGCCACTGGTGATGAACGTGCGCATCCTGGCAATCAACCAGGGCATCCCCGCCACCAACACCGTTCGGCGGATCGAGCTGCTCGAACGGGAGGGAAGCTTCTCCGCCTCCTTTGCCCAAGGGCTGATCGACGCCTACCACGTGCTGACCTGCCACCGGATCCTCTTGCAGATCAAGGAGATCAAGGGAATCCAGGACAATTCCTACTACCTGAACCCCTACACCCTGGCCGCCGATGAACGGGAGCAGATTCGCCAGGCGCTGCTCCGGATCGAAGACCTCCAGCGGACCATCCATACCAATTTCTCGATCATGTGA
- a CDS encoding solute symporter family protein, which produces MRKLITALTLALSLGSFAFAAEPAKQATGTAAAPAMTAPAATQAAPAVPAAPMTAKAATTAPEQKKSFKANPVVTIPIFLIIIGVTMMVVVWSAKRTKSAADFYTAGGGITGTQNGWAIAGDYMSAASFLGISGLIALYGYDGFMYSVGWLVAYITVLLIVAEPCRNAGKYTLGDILSFRTEPKPVRAVAALSTVTVSTFYLTAQMVGAGKLMQLLIGIPYKTAIIGVGILMVGYVVFGGMTATTWVQIIKAGLLMTGAFLLSVLVAAKSGFSPLRFFNDIATSPNIIEHVQKVVLKDPLPVPGFDYGQRFLEPGLFLKQPLDQISLGMALVLGTAGMPHILMRFFTVPTAQAARKSVIVAMFIIGFFYILTTLLGFGAALHVTPQEISKVGKGGNMAAMMLAQQLGGDVSPFLGDLLLAFLCAVAFATILAVVSGLVLAASAAIAHDIYVNVIKDGHADQHEQVMAARVTSLCVGAAGIMIGIAAEKSNVAHLVALAFAVASSGNLPVVVMSLFWKKFNTAGVISGLVVGTVASIALVMVSPNMTYPKKVAADAQKTVTVLEKKQAEGGSLTDKEMKDLAKAKADYAANKDGKSMLGLDAPLFPLKNPGILSIPLGFLAAIIGCLAFPSRRSEEMFDEIYVRQNTGIGIAKAVDH; this is translated from the coding sequence ATGAGAAAACTGATCACCGCTCTGACCTTAGCCCTCTCCCTGGGCTCTTTCGCCTTCGCCGCCGAGCCGGCCAAGCAGGCGACCGGCACCGCCGCGGCGCCGGCAATGACCGCCCCCGCCGCCACCCAGGCTGCCCCGGCCGTCCCCGCCGCCCCCATGACCGCCAAGGCCGCCACCACGGCCCCTGAGCAGAAGAAGAGCTTCAAGGCCAACCCGGTCGTCACCATCCCGATCTTCCTGATCATTATCGGCGTGACGATGATGGTCGTCGTCTGGTCGGCCAAGCGGACCAAGTCGGCCGCCGACTTCTACACCGCCGGCGGCGGCATCACCGGCACCCAGAACGGCTGGGCGATCGCCGGCGACTACATGTCGGCCGCCTCCTTCCTCGGTATTTCCGGTCTGATCGCCCTCTACGGCTATGACGGCTTCATGTACTCGGTCGGCTGGCTGGTCGCCTACATCACGGTGCTGCTGATCGTCGCCGAACCGTGCCGCAACGCCGGCAAGTACACCCTCGGCGACATCCTCTCCTTCCGCACCGAGCCGAAACCGGTCCGCGCCGTCGCCGCCCTGTCGACGGTTACCGTCTCCACTTTCTACCTGACCGCCCAGATGGTCGGGGCCGGCAAGCTGATGCAGCTCTTGATCGGCATCCCCTACAAGACCGCCATCATCGGCGTCGGCATCCTGATGGTCGGCTACGTCGTCTTCGGCGGCATGACCGCTACCACCTGGGTCCAGATCATCAAGGCCGGCCTGCTGATGACCGGCGCGTTCCTCCTTTCGGTGCTGGTCGCCGCCAAGTCCGGCTTCAGCCCGTTGCGCTTCTTCAACGACATCGCCACCAGCCCGAACATCATCGAACACGTCCAGAAGGTGGTCCTGAAAGACCCGCTGCCGGTCCCGGGCTTCGATTACGGCCAGCGCTTCCTGGAGCCGGGCCTCTTCCTCAAGCAGCCCCTTGACCAGATCTCCCTCGGGATGGCCCTGGTGCTCGGCACCGCCGGCATGCCCCACATCCTGATGCGCTTCTTCACCGTCCCGACCGCCCAGGCCGCCCGCAAGTCCGTCATCGTCGCCATGTTCATCATCGGCTTTTTCTACATCCTGACGACCCTGCTCGGCTTCGGCGCCGCACTGCACGTCACCCCGCAGGAAATCAGCAAGGTCGGTAAAGGCGGCAACATGGCGGCCATGATGCTGGCCCAGCAGCTGGGCGGCGACGTTTCGCCGTTCCTCGGCGACCTGCTCCTCGCCTTCCTCTGCGCCGTCGCCTTCGCCACCATCCTCGCCGTCGTCTCCGGCCTGGTGCTGGCGGCCTCCGCGGCCATCGCCCACGACATCTACGTCAACGTCATCAAGGACGGCCACGCCGACCAGCACGAGCAGGTCATGGCCGCCCGCGTTACCTCGCTCTGCGTCGGTGCCGCCGGCATCATGATCGGGATCGCCGCCGAGAAGTCCAACGTCGCCCACCTGGTGGCGCTGGCCTTCGCCGTCGCCTCCTCCGGCAACCTGCCGGTCGTCGTCATGTCGCTCTTCTGGAAGAAGTTCAACACCGCCGGCGTCATCTCCGGTCTGGTGGTCGGCACCGTCGCTTCGATCGCCCTGGTGATGGTCTCGCCGAACATGACCTATCCGAAGAAGGTCGCCGCCGACGCCCAGAAGACCGTGACCGTCCTGGAGAAGAAACAGGCGGAAGGCGGTTCGCTTACCGACAAGGAGATGAAGGATCTGGCCAAGGCCAAGGCCGACTATGCGGCCAACAAGGACGGCAAATCGATGCTCGGCCTCGACGCGCCGCTCTTCCCGCTGAAGAACCCCGGCATCCTCTCCATCCCGCTCGGCTTCCTCGCCGCCATCATCGGCTGCCTGGCCTTCCCGAGCCGGCGTTCCGAGGAGATGTTCGACGAAATCTACGTCCGCCAGAATACCGGTATCGGGATTGCCAAGGCCGTCGATCACTAG
- a CDS encoding DnaA/Hda family protein, with amino-acid sequence MQLIFDFPVTPRYSLDNFVVCSGNATAFQFVRRLTDPSGTEGLLYLYGPPGAGKTHLLMACGTIFSERAGLTTVPCISFKDVDEIYGGEYPAEELPKLAARFRDAPALLVDDIHLIPDQQSVRIELWQLFNDFHQAGRPIAVTGLQPPKELPHLDGHLISRLLWGLVARLDISDDDSRRLIMKKLADDRQILLPAEVIDYLLLHVRRDVPSLVAALDSIERFALASKRRISLRLAREALALTNPLG; translated from the coding sequence ATGCAGCTGATCTTCGACTTTCCGGTTACCCCCCGCTACAGCCTGGACAATTTCGTCGTCTGCAGCGGCAACGCCACCGCTTTTCAGTTCGTCCGGCGCCTCACTGACCCCAGCGGTACCGAAGGGCTTCTCTATCTCTACGGCCCGCCGGGGGCCGGCAAGACCCACCTCTTGATGGCCTGCGGGACGATTTTCAGCGAACGGGCCGGCCTGACCACCGTCCCCTGCATCTCGTTCAAGGATGTCGACGAAATTTACGGTGGCGAGTATCCGGCCGAGGAGCTGCCGAAACTGGCCGCCCGGTTCCGCGACGCCCCGGCGCTCCTGGTGGACGACATCCACCTGATTCCCGACCAGCAGAGCGTCCGGATCGAGCTGTGGCAGCTGTTCAACGATTTCCATCAGGCGGGGCGGCCGATCGCCGTTACCGGCCTGCAGCCGCCCAAGGAGCTGCCCCACCTGGACGGTCACCTGATTTCCCGTCTCCTCTGGGGGCTGGTGGCCCGACTCGATATCTCCGACGACGACTCCCGCCGGCTGATCATGAAAAAACTGGCCGACGACCGGCAGATCCTTCTCCCCGCCGAGGTGATCGACTACCTGCTGCTCCACGTCCGGCGCGACGTGCCGTCGCTCGTGGCGGCACTCGACAGCATCGAGCGGTTCGCCCTCGCCAGCAAGCGACGCATTTCCCTCCGGCTGGCCCGCGAGGCGCTGGCGTTAACGAATCCGCTCGGCTGA
- a CDS encoding DUF485 domain-containing protein: MAEKQYDWSAIAKNPKFVELHRKKTTFLVGWWVFSTVFYFLLPIGAAFAPGLFKIKIFGRINFGYLFALSQFFVSWGIAMYYAHVANKDFDRLTRELVEELK; this comes from the coding sequence ATGGCAGAAAAACAATATGACTGGTCGGCGATCGCCAAGAACCCCAAATTCGTCGAACTGCACCGCAAGAAAACAACATTCCTGGTCGGCTGGTGGGTCTTTTCCACCGTCTTCTACTTCCTCCTCCCGATCGGGGCCGCCTTCGCACCGGGGCTCTTCAAGATCAAGATCTTCGGCAGGATCAATTTCGGCTACCTCTTCGCTCTCTCCCAGTTCTTCGTCTCCTGGGGGATCGCCATGTACTACGCCCACGTGGCCAACAAAGATTTCGACCGGCTCACCCGCGAGCTGGTGGAAGAACTCAAGTAA
- a CDS encoding IclR family transcriptional regulator, whose amino-acid sequence MTREKSSYAVQTVEKALDILEALTEEGRPATLPYLAERLSLSRNKAFRLLATLESKGLVERDEASGIYRLGISSVELAQRLLNSTSIIKHAHPVMERLARKHDEAVYITVLKGDEILFVDMVDCEQVVKTAPLVGKRFPFFTNAAGKAIKALESADFLDKLSPKRHRNLGIPDPAALQTELRATRERGFAVDFGGLGDGIVTVAVAVRDYAGKVVGALTMLGPSFRMITSRLENEIIPSLMEGAEILSMKFGYAKH is encoded by the coding sequence ATGACCAGGGAAAAGAGCTCATACGCGGTACAGACCGTTGAAAAGGCCCTGGATATTCTTGAGGCCCTCACCGAGGAGGGACGCCCCGCCACACTCCCCTACCTGGCCGAACGGCTCTCCTTAAGCCGCAACAAGGCTTTTCGCCTGCTGGCGACCCTCGAAAGCAAGGGCCTCGTCGAACGCGACGAGGCCTCGGGCATTTACCGGCTGGGCATTTCGTCGGTGGAACTGGCCCAGCGGCTGCTCAACAGCACCAGCATCATCAAGCACGCCCACCCGGTTATGGAACGGTTGGCCCGCAAGCATGACGAGGCGGTCTACATCACGGTCCTCAAAGGAGACGAAATCCTCTTCGTCGACATGGTCGACTGCGAACAGGTGGTCAAGACCGCACCGCTCGTCGGCAAGCGCTTCCCCTTCTTTACCAACGCCGCCGGCAAAGCCATCAAGGCCCTCGAGTCGGCCGACTTTCTCGACAAACTCTCCCCGAAGCGGCACCGGAACCTGGGCATTCCCGACCCGGCCGCCCTGCAGACCGAGCTACGGGCGACCCGCGAACGGGGATTCGCCGTCGACTTCGGCGGTCTGGGCGACGGTATCGTCACAGTGGCGGTGGCGGTCCGCGATTACGCCGGCAAGGTGGTCGGCGCCCTGACCATGCTCGGCCCATCATTCAGGATGATCACCTCGCGCCTGGAAAACGAGATTATCCCCTCCCTCATGGAAGGGGCGGAAATACTCTCCATGAAATTCGGTTACGCCAAACACTGA
- the ruvA gene encoding Holliday junction branch migration protein RuvA: protein MIALLTGRLAHKSPDFIILDVGGVGYRVQIPFSTYYELPDEGGAVALHIYTHVKEDAINLYGFRTMGEKEFFQLLISVSGIGPKLARDILSNIQPDELARALVQGDLARLSAIPGIGRKTSERLVLELKEKARKMDVVAASAREAAAAPPAIEVTDDVASALVNLGYKEAVVRKTLAELEIAPDASTETVLRLALKVLMK, encoded by the coding sequence ATGATTGCCCTGCTGACCGGGCGGCTCGCCCACAAATCCCCCGATTTCATTATCCTCGATGTCGGTGGCGTCGGCTACCGGGTACAGATCCCCTTCTCGACCTACTACGAGCTGCCCGACGAGGGGGGCGCCGTGGCGCTGCATATCTATACCCACGTCAAGGAAGATGCCATCAATCTGTACGGGTTCCGGACGATGGGCGAGAAGGAATTTTTCCAGCTGCTCATTTCGGTGTCGGGGATCGGCCCGAAACTGGCCCGGGACATTCTCTCCAACATCCAGCCCGACGAACTCGCCCGCGCTCTCGTCCAGGGGGACCTGGCCCGGCTGTCGGCCATCCCGGGGATCGGCAGGAAGACCTCCGAGCGGCTGGTGCTGGAACTGAAGGAGAAGGCGCGGAAAATGGACGTCGTCGCCGCTTCGGCCCGGGAAGCGGCCGCCGCGCCGCCGGCGATAGAGGTCACCGACGATGTCGCCTCGGCGCTCGTCAACCTCGGCTACAAGGAAGCGGTGGTGCGGAAGACGCTGGCGGAGCTGGAGATCGCTCCGGACGCTTCGACCGAGACGGTGCTCCGCCTGGCGCTAAAGGTACTGATGAAATGA